In one window of Syntrophales bacterium DNA:
- the speB gene encoding agmatinase — protein MDFGGLYSEYSSFENATFVVVPVPYDLTTSYQAGARNGPSAIIDASCQMELYDEELRVETYLSGIHTLSPLEVEAGGPEKMIETVRERIAYILSFDKIPVIIGGEHSISLGSVQAMKEKYPTLSVLHLDAHADMRNSYQGTPFSHACVSRRISEICPVVQVGIRSMSAEEATFIKENGIKIFPPDFLHENPLLEREICKNLSKDVYLTIDLDVLDPSIMPAVGTPEPGGVCWNDLTRLIKEVSNNCKIRGFDIVELAPIPGMVAPDYTAAKLTYRVMGYINSRQ, from the coding sequence ATGGATTTTGGCGGGTTATATTCGGAATATTCTTCCTTCGAAAATGCTACCTTTGTTGTAGTCCCGGTTCCTTACGATTTAACCACAAGCTATCAGGCCGGGGCGAGAAACGGGCCCTCAGCCATCATCGATGCTTCATGTCAAATGGAGCTTTATGATGAAGAACTTCGTGTGGAAACTTATCTTTCGGGGATCCATACACTGTCCCCTCTCGAAGTGGAAGCAGGGGGACCGGAAAAAATGATTGAGACCGTTCGCGAAAGGATCGCCTACATCCTTTCTTTTGATAAGATACCCGTTATCATCGGGGGAGAACACAGCATTTCGCTTGGTTCCGTTCAGGCAATGAAGGAAAAATATCCAACTCTCTCTGTACTTCATCTTGATGCCCATGCCGATATGAGGAATTCATACCAGGGTACACCTTTCAGTCATGCCTGCGTCAGCCGCAGAATATCTGAGATATGTCCTGTCGTTCAGGTGGGAATTAGAAGTATGAGTGCCGAGGAGGCAACTTTTATAAAAGAAAACGGGATTAAAATATTTCCCCCGGACTTTCTCCACGAAAATCCCCTATTGGAAAGGGAAATATGCAAAAACCTGTCGAAAGATGTCTATCTGACCATAGATCTTGATGTGCTCGACCCGTCTATTATGCCGGCAGTTGGCACTCCTGAGCCAGGAGGGGTTTGCTGGAATGACCTTACCCGCCTTATCAAAGAGGTCTCTAACAACTGCAAGATACGGGGTTTCGACATCGTTGAGCTGGCTCCCATT